The Brevibacillus brevis genome contains a region encoding:
- a CDS encoding YceD family protein codes for MNIKLAELEHRKGEPLPFQVTLDADELKKRHHEIRGITPVTASGEAVQLGNLYYVKGSMKADVNFVCARCLNPFIDQATVDFSETFALADDPILQDDEDSDILPLEGDEIELDSLLQEDFLLAMPTFPLCEEDCKGLCPTCGVNCNEVACSCKNERVDPRLAGLADFFKDSK; via the coding sequence ATGAACATTAAGTTGGCAGAGTTAGAGCACCGAAAAGGAGAGCCGTTGCCATTTCAGGTAACCCTGGATGCAGATGAGCTGAAGAAGCGCCATCATGAGATTCGCGGGATTACTCCTGTGACTGCGAGTGGTGAAGCCGTACAGCTGGGCAATCTCTATTACGTAAAAGGAAGCATGAAGGCAGATGTGAATTTTGTTTGCGCGAGATGCTTGAATCCTTTTATCGATCAGGCAACAGTAGATTTCTCTGAGACATTTGCTCTTGCGGATGATCCGATCCTGCAAGACGACGAGGACAGTGATATCCTTCCTCTGGAAGGCGATGAAATCGAGCTGGACTCGCTGCTGCAAGAGGATTTCTTACTGGCAATGCCGACCTTCCCGCTCTGCGAGGAGGATTGCAAAGGTCTGTGCCCGACTTGCGGTGTGAACTGTAATGAAGTGGCATGCAGCTGTAAGAATGAGCGTGTTGACCCGCGATTGGCTGGGTTGGCTGACTTTTTCAAAGACAGCAAATAA
- a CDS encoding SepM family pheromone-processing serine protease: MSEEQLYANRRRSTGTRGFSWILALVFVLLGISFFVPTNYYVSRPGSAIELGPMIQVEGGKKDETGSFMLTTVRMGEANLPWYWYAKMAQDVELMPKELVVSKGEDSEDFIRREQAIMDNSQKIAEAVAFRLAGFEVKIEKQGVWVMGTLEGFPAHKALQIGDVITYVDGVRTSEAKDLLTALSTKKAGDQVEIAYTRDGQEAKTMLTLEPLPESKSVGIGVRPDNKQEIIIPKEVTIASQGIGGPSAGLMMTLEIYDQLNTETDLTKGYKIAGTGTISLDGKVGRIGGINQKVIAADKAGAEIFFAPRDTPDTNSNYEEALATAKRIGTSMKVVPVKTVEEAITYLNGQKPKST, from the coding sequence ATGAGTGAGGAACAGCTTTATGCCAATAGACGCAGATCTACAGGAACCAGAGGCTTTAGCTGGATACTTGCCTTGGTTTTTGTCTTGTTGGGCATTTCTTTTTTTGTACCGACGAATTATTACGTGAGTCGTCCGGGTTCAGCGATTGAGTTGGGACCGATGATTCAAGTGGAAGGCGGCAAGAAAGATGAGACCGGCTCCTTCATGCTCACGACGGTTCGAATGGGCGAAGCGAATTTGCCGTGGTATTGGTATGCAAAAATGGCGCAGGATGTTGAGTTGATGCCCAAGGAGCTGGTTGTCAGCAAGGGAGAGGACAGCGAAGATTTTATCCGTCGAGAACAAGCGATCATGGACAATTCACAAAAAATTGCGGAGGCAGTCGCATTCCGTCTGGCCGGCTTCGAAGTAAAAATCGAGAAGCAGGGAGTGTGGGTGATGGGTACTTTGGAAGGGTTCCCTGCCCATAAAGCATTGCAAATTGGTGATGTCATTACGTATGTAGACGGGGTTCGCACGTCGGAGGCAAAAGATTTGCTGACAGCTCTCTCCACAAAAAAAGCAGGCGATCAAGTCGAAATTGCGTACACAAGAGATGGACAAGAGGCCAAAACGATGTTAACCTTGGAACCACTACCTGAATCCAAGTCAGTTGGAATTGGTGTACGCCCTGACAACAAACAGGAAATCATCATTCCGAAAGAAGTAACCATTGCCTCTCAAGGGATTGGTGGCCCTTCTGCTGGATTAATGATGACGCTGGAGATTTATGACCAGTTAAATACGGAGACGGATTTGACAAAAGGCTATAAAATTGCAGGAACCGGCACGATTTCGTTAGACGGAAAAGTAGGCAGGATCGGTGGCATTAATCAAAAGGTAATCGCAGCGGACAAAGCGGGCGCAGAGATCTTCTTTGCTCCGCGGGATACGCCAGATACGAACTCCAATTACGAGGAGGCGTTAGCGACTGCCAAGCGGATTGGAACTTCAATGAAAGTGGTTCCAGTCAAGACGGTAGAAGAAGCGATTACGTACTTGAATGGACAAAAACCGAAATCTACCTGA
- the rpmF gene encoding 50S ribosomal protein L32: MAVPQRRTSKTRKRMRRTHFKLEIPGMIKCDNCSEYKLAHRVCPSCGHYKGVKVAK, encoded by the coding sequence ATGGCAGTACCTCAACGGAGAACTTCCAAAACCCGTAAAAGAATGCGTCGTACGCACTTCAAATTAGAGATTCCAGGCATGATCAAATGCGATAATTGCAGCGAATACAAGCTTGCGCATCGTGTTTGCCCAAGCTGCGGTCACTACAAAGGCGTGAAAGTAGCGAAGTAA